Proteins from one Mesotoga infera genomic window:
- a CDS encoding DUF1700 domain-containing protein: MKEFEYIRLLEKGLGSLSAVERQELLQDYRDHFREGKKAGKSEEEISRALGDPEKIARAITAEYRVSSIEEKSGKGRGIGAAIVSIIGLSFFNLVVSLPFFIVLYALVLSLYVVAAAFVASPFILFFFPYLVNLPFDVTQLQLLLFSFGLFFIGLAIFFMSGKIWNGVLGLTVRFLKWNINVFKGS, encoded by the coding sequence ATGAAGGAATTTGAATACATCAGGTTGCTCGAAAAGGGACTTGGCTCCCTCTCCGCTGTTGAGAGGCAGGAACTCCTTCAGGATTACCGCGACCATTTCAGGGAAGGGAAAAAGGCCGGCAAAAGCGAAGAAGAGATATCGCGCGCACTCGGCGATCCCGAGAAAATTGCCCGTGCCATAACTGCAGAGTACAGAGTCAGCAGTATCGAAGAGAAATCCGGAAAAGGACGGGGCATCGGCGCGGCGATCGTGAGCATAATCGGGCTGAGTTTCTTCAACCTTGTTGTTTCCCTGCCCTTTTTCATAGTTTTGTACGCGCTCGTTCTCTCGCTTTACGTTGTTGCCGCGGCCTTCGTCGCCAGTCCGTTCATACTGTTCTTTTTTCCGTACCTCGTAAATCTACCATTCGACGTGACTCAGCTACAACTGCTTCTCTTCAGCTTCGGCCTTTTCTTCATAGGGCTGGCCATCTTCTTCATGTCCGGAAAGATCTGGAACGGAGTTCTGGGACTGACCGTTAGGTTCTTGAAATGGAACATAAATGTTTTCAAGGGAAGCTAG
- a CDS encoding ABC-F family ATP-binding cassette domain-containing protein: MLHVKDLSVSFDNLDILKKIDLDLSPGEVLALTGPNGCGKTTLLRSIVGEIALSGGSVQIERGYWPVYVRQEDIDYRGSTGNYLFGARPELLKLREKLEAAADPLAHAEYINEYHAIGGFDFEEEIVLTLVDFGFERDEIHKGFDEHSQGQKRLLSIMRALLSRSKLLLLDEPTNHLDIAMTLRLEEIISRLKRRGTGIIVVSHDRTFIDRVADKTIYLKFGQSLSVNGGYSLMLEHLESDSLSRQKEAGEIDRKIRQLEAEIVRRKNWSASKEASKRHARDKGYVGHMAAKQARRAMAVQKRTGKLIDELKEKKPFVEKPLSFSLSDYTVSRRKMVSAEDISFSYEADEIISGAFVDIDTTDRVGIIGQNGSGKTTLMKCLIGELEPSSGKIYRNEGVRWAYIPQNVLNFFERKTLIEEFLSTGIEEEKLRSHLANIRFRRERAMARISDLSHGELMRAALLKVIASKAEFIFMDEPTNHLDIESLEVMDDLLAGFPGGFVFISHDRRFIASHGQRLFFIDRGILKSFQSTSRVDVRLFRQISDDISYAAREAEMRRRRSQDDWESVEKAPPEEKDEDTED, translated from the coding sequence TTGCTACACGTAAAAGATCTATCCGTATCGTTCGACAACCTCGATATTCTGAAAAAAATAGATCTCGACCTGTCGCCCGGGGAGGTACTGGCGCTCACCGGCCCCAACGGCTGCGGCAAAACGACTCTTCTCAGGTCGATAGTCGGCGAGATCGCCCTTTCCGGCGGGAGTGTGCAGATCGAGCGTGGTTACTGGCCCGTTTATGTGCGGCAAGAAGATATAGATTACCGCGGAAGCACGGGCAACTACCTGTTCGGTGCGAGACCGGAGCTGTTGAAATTGCGCGAAAAGCTAGAGGCGGCCGCCGATCCACTCGCGCACGCCGAGTACATAAACGAGTATCACGCGATCGGAGGCTTCGATTTCGAAGAGGAGATAGTTCTGACGCTCGTGGATTTCGGCTTCGAGAGAGACGAGATCCATAAAGGGTTCGACGAACACTCGCAGGGTCAAAAGAGGCTTCTCTCTATAATGAGAGCGCTTCTCAGCCGATCGAAGCTCCTCCTGCTGGACGAGCCTACCAACCATCTCGACATAGCCATGACACTGAGGCTTGAAGAGATCATCAGCAGACTCAAAAGAAGGGGAACGGGAATAATCGTGGTCAGCCACGATCGTACTTTCATAGACAGGGTGGCCGACAAGACGATCTATCTGAAGTTCGGTCAATCGCTCTCGGTAAACGGTGGTTACTCGCTGATGCTAGAGCATCTGGAGAGCGATTCCCTCTCCAGACAGAAAGAGGCGGGAGAGATCGACAGGAAGATTCGTCAACTTGAGGCCGAGATAGTGAGAAGGAAAAACTGGTCGGCCTCCAAAGAGGCCTCCAAAAGGCACGCGAGGGATAAAGGCTACGTTGGACATATGGCCGCCAAACAGGCCAGACGGGCGATGGCCGTTCAGAAAAGAACCGGAAAACTGATCGATGAACTGAAGGAAAAAAAGCCCTTCGTGGAGAAGCCCCTCTCTTTCTCTCTTTCAGATTACACCGTTTCCAGGAGAAAGATGGTGAGCGCTGAGGATATTAGCTTCTCCTACGAAGCGGACGAGATCATAAGCGGGGCCTTTGTGGATATAGACACCACCGACAGAGTGGGGATAATCGGGCAAAACGGTTCTGGAAAGACGACGCTTATGAAGTGTCTGATCGGTGAGCTAGAGCCTTCATCCGGAAAGATTTACAGGAACGAAGGCGTCAGATGGGCCTACATTCCCCAGAACGTTCTAAATTTCTTCGAGAGGAAGACGCTGATCGAAGAGTTCCTCTCAACCGGAATAGAGGAGGAAAAGCTGAGAAGTCACCTCGCGAACATCCGTTTCAGGAGGGAGCGGGCGATGGCCAGAATATCCGATCTGAGTCATGGAGAGTTGATGAGGGCCGCCTTGCTCAAGGTGATCGCCTCAAAGGCCGAATTTATATTCATGGACGAACCCACCAACCATCTAGATATAGAATCGCTCGAAGTCATGGACGACTTATTGGCGGGTTTCCCTGGCGGATTCGTGTTCATAAGCCACGACAGACGCTTCATAGCCAGTCATGGCCAGAGGCTCTTTTTCATCGACCGGGGTATTCTGAAGAGTTTCCAAAGTACGTCCAGAGTAGATGTTCGCCTTTTCAGGCAGATAAGCGACGACATTTCTTATGCCGCGCGTGAGGCCGAGATGAGGCGGAGACGATCACAGGACGATTGGGAGAGCGTCGAGAAAGCCCCGCCCGAAGAAAAAGATGAAGATACTGAAGACTAG
- the araD gene encoding L-ribulose-5-phosphate 4-epimerase AraD: MLEALKEKVFRANIRLVEAGLVILTWGNASGIDRSKGLVVIKPSGVGYGELSPEKMVVVDLNGNVLEGKLRPSSDTPTHIVLYRNFEGVNGIVHTHSTWATAWAQSKLPIPSLGTTHADHFHNEIPCTRFLSEEETEENYEMNTGRAIVETFARRDYLSTPGVLVAGHAPFTWGKSVDDAVNNSIVLEEVAKMAFLTKMLKSDVETLPVYIIDKHYSRKHGKNAYYGQKETLGND; this comes from the coding sequence ATGCTGGAAGCGCTCAAAGAAAAGGTCTTCAGGGCCAATATACGGCTGGTCGAGGCCGGTTTAGTGATTCTGACATGGGGCAATGCGAGTGGTATTGACCGCAGCAAGGGACTCGTGGTAATAAAGCCCAGCGGGGTGGGATACGGCGAACTGTCACCCGAAAAGATGGTAGTGGTCGATCTGAATGGAAATGTTCTGGAGGGAAAGCTGAGGCCTTCCTCAGATACACCGACCCATATCGTTCTGTACAGAAACTTCGAGGGGGTAAACGGCATAGTCCACACACATTCAACATGGGCCACGGCCTGGGCCCAATCGAAGTTACCGATCCCTTCTCTGGGGACGACCCATGCCGATCACTTCCACAACGAAATACCCTGCACTAGATTCCTGAGTGAGGAAGAAACGGAAGAAAACTACGAGATGAACACCGGCAGAGCTATCGTCGAGACGTTCGCCAGAAGGGATTACTTGAGCACTCCCGGAGTCCTCGTGGCCGGGCACGCTCCCTTTACCTGGGGCAAAAGTGTGGATGACGCCGTAAACAACAGTATAGTTCTTGAAGAGGTGGCGAAGATGGCCTTCTTGACGAAGATGCTGAAAAGCGACGTTGAAACCCTTCCTGTGTATATAATCGATAAGCATTATTCGAGAAAGCATGGAAAGAACGCCTACTACGGTCAGAAAGAAACACTGGGTAACGATTAA
- a CDS encoding STAS domain-containing protein gives MFKFELLKKSIGVISLEKPIRITGETSASFRKWYESKDLAICSAVIIDGSNIQFIDSMGIAALISIYKSLTTKGSNLHLVNLSPEIKKLLATLRLDRLFQIHDGTVEEATKSL, from the coding sequence ATGTTTAAATTCGAACTGCTCAAAAAAAGTATAGGCGTAATTTCCCTGGAGAAACCCATCAGAATTACCGGCGAGACTTCGGCCAGTTTTCGCAAATGGTACGAAAGCAAGGATCTGGCCATTTGTTCTGCCGTGATAATCGACGGAAGCAACATCCAGTTCATAGACTCGATGGGAATTGCCGCGTTGATCAGTATATACAAATCTCTGACGACAAAGGGAAGCAACCTCCACCTTGTGAACCTGTCCCCGGAGATTAAAAAACTCCTGGCCACGCTCAGACTGGACAGGCTCTTCCAGATTCACGACGGTACAGTCGAAGAGGCTACAAAGTCTCTGTAA
- the araA gene encoding L-arabinose isomerase, with protein MGVEGLEVWFITGSQELYGKEVLKKVESNSKKLVEYLNDQAGLPVKIVWKPVLKESQQIRTLMNEANGDDRCIGLMAWMHTFSPGKMWIAGLKALRKPFLHFHTQFDQKIPWKSLDMDYMNTNQSAHGGREFGFTATRLDIRRKVIAGHWKNPEMITRVENWIRAALGWNEMQNLKVARLGDNMRDVAVTEGNKVDAQIDLGYEVHGYAMGDFIKLVKKVKKSEIEALVKQYGQEYHLTRSSVSQEEFKSSLHEAARIEIALRRFLDTGPFKAFTTTFQDLYGLRQLPGLAVQRLMRDGYGFGGEGDWKTAALVRTMKVMATGREGGTSFMEDYIYHFEPGNMKELGSHMLEVCESLADGPISLEVHPLSIGGKEAPARSVFDAREGEAVQVCIVEFGDRFRMIVNEVEVVKRRQEEEMPRLPVARVLWIPKPDLPTAATAWILAGGAHHSCLSYVVNTEQLEDLCEMLDIEFVVIDGETKIRDFKRELRNGDIYYKLRKL; from the coding sequence GTGGGAGTTGAAGGTCTCGAAGTATGGTTTATAACAGGAAGCCAGGAGCTTTATGGAAAAGAAGTACTGAAAAAGGTGGAGAGCAACTCGAAGAAACTGGTCGAGTATTTGAACGACCAGGCCGGGTTGCCGGTAAAGATTGTATGGAAACCCGTCTTGAAAGAGTCGCAGCAGATCAGAACCCTCATGAACGAAGCCAACGGCGACGACAGATGTATAGGACTGATGGCCTGGATGCACACTTTTTCGCCTGGAAAGATGTGGATCGCCGGCCTTAAAGCCTTGAGAAAACCCTTTCTTCACTTCCACACCCAGTTCGACCAGAAGATCCCGTGGAAGAGCCTAGATATGGATTACATGAACACCAACCAATCGGCACACGGCGGGAGAGAGTTTGGCTTTACTGCCACAAGGCTCGATATAAGGCGGAAGGTTATAGCGGGCCACTGGAAGAACCCCGAAATGATCACAAGAGTTGAAAACTGGATCAGGGCAGCGCTCGGCTGGAATGAAATGCAGAACCTCAAGGTAGCGAGACTGGGTGACAACATGAGAGACGTCGCCGTCACCGAAGGCAATAAAGTCGATGCCCAGATAGATCTCGGATACGAAGTTCACGGCTACGCCATGGGCGATTTCATAAAGCTGGTAAAGAAAGTAAAAAAAAGCGAAATAGAAGCTCTCGTAAAACAGTACGGGCAGGAATATCATCTCACCAGATCCTCCGTTTCCCAGGAAGAGTTTAAGAGTTCTTTGCATGAGGCGGCAAGGATTGAAATAGCCCTCAGACGTTTTCTGGATACAGGTCCGTTCAAGGCCTTCACGACTACTTTTCAGGATCTGTACGGCCTTCGCCAGCTCCCTGGACTGGCCGTTCAAAGGCTTATGAGAGACGGCTACGGGTTCGGAGGGGAAGGAGACTGGAAAACGGCCGCGCTGGTAAGAACGATGAAAGTCATGGCCACTGGCAGAGAGGGTGGAACATCGTTCATGGAAGATTACATATACCATTTTGAACCCGGTAACATGAAGGAACTGGGTTCTCATATGCTAGAAGTGTGTGAATCTCTCGCAGATGGCCCGATTTCTCTCGAAGTTCACCCCCTTTCGATAGGAGGCAAAGAAGCTCCAGCGAGATCTGTTTTCGATGCCAGAGAGGGAGAGGCTGTCCAGGTATGTATCGTGGAGTTCGGAGATAGATTCAGGATGATCGTCAACGAAGTAGAGGTCGTAAAAAGGCGTCAGGAGGAAGAGATGCCTAGGCTTCCCGTGGCCAGAGTGCTATGGATCCCTAAGCCCGATCTTCCCACAGCGGCAACGGCCTGGATACTGGCGGGAGGAGCGCACCATTCCTGTCTGAGCTACGTTGTCAATACCGAGCAATTGGAAGACCTTTGCGAAATGCTCGATATAGAGTTCGTCGTTATAGATGGAGAGACGAAAATACGTGACTTCAAAAGAGAGCTGAGAAACGGCGATATCTACTACAAATTGCGGAAACTGTGA
- a CDS encoding DUF4097 family beta strand repeat-containing protein codes for MKGFERKLGVAWVGILLAIGLILIGVAVAIGPAGIDFGFDFGWSLDGQRFDRSYQESLNDAIKSIDIYTLNGEVEIIGWEESFISLEVKQTVKVSSEDLKEKYFEETKPVVTVLDGLLKIVTPRLQQTGEFRGQGASIYLRVPIELLEEVVARTSNGKMKAASLNSYINVESSNGGIEVYSINGRVVAETSNGPINARDITGPMQFQSSNGSFTGTRLEGDLRITTSNASINVENSSSNISALTSNGSINITDCTLMGTTNSFRTSNSKVTVNSALPSQGTLELTSSNGQIVLFVPEDIRAYIDASTSNGRVDITGLSITVSSMSKTSIKGNLNNGSDLDITLRTSNADIVLKKK; via the coding sequence TTGAAAGGTTTTGAAAGAAAGCTAGGTGTAGCATGGGTGGGGATTCTGCTGGCTATCGGTCTGATACTTATAGGAGTGGCAGTGGCCATCGGACCGGCCGGTATTGATTTTGGTTTCGACTTCGGCTGGTCTTTAGACGGCCAACGTTTCGACAGGAGCTATCAAGAATCGCTCAATGACGCGATCAAATCGATAGATATCTACACTCTCAACGGCGAAGTAGAAATTATAGGGTGGGAAGAGAGTTTTATATCTCTTGAAGTCAAACAAACCGTGAAGGTTTCCTCGGAAGACCTCAAGGAGAAATACTTCGAGGAAACGAAGCCGGTGGTGACTGTTCTGGATGGACTGCTAAAAATCGTTACACCGAGGCTCCAGCAGACCGGTGAATTCAGGGGACAGGGTGCTTCTATATATCTCCGTGTTCCCATCGAACTGCTGGAAGAGGTAGTGGCCAGAACGAGCAACGGTAAGATGAAAGCGGCCTCGTTGAACTCTTATATAAACGTAGAAAGTTCTAATGGTGGTATTGAGGTTTATTCCATAAACGGGAGAGTGGTCGCGGAGACTTCGAACGGACCGATCAACGCCAGAGACATAACAGGTCCGATGCAGTTCCAGAGCAGCAACGGCTCATTCACCGGTACGCGATTGGAAGGCGACCTTCGGATTACCACGTCGAATGCGTCGATAAACGTGGAAAATTCCTCGTCGAATATTAGCGCGCTGACCTCCAATGGATCCATCAATATCACAGACTGCACCCTTATGGGTACTACGAACAGCTTCAGGACCTCCAACAGCAAGGTCACGGTGAATTCTGCGCTCCCGTCGCAGGGAACGCTCGAGCTGACCTCTTCGAACGGTCAGATAGTGCTCTTCGTTCCCGAAGATATACGGGCCTACATCGATGCCTCGACCTCAAACGGCAGGGTAGATATAACCGGGCTCTCCATAACCGTATCGAGCATGAGCAAAACCAGCATAAAGGGAAACCTGAACAACGGCAGCGATCTGGATATAACTCTCAGAACCAGCAACGCCGACATAGTTTTAAAGAAGAAATAA
- a CDS encoding PadR family transcriptional regulator — MDSQMKKGVLDLCVLSILDKEDCYGYQLVERVSSAVEISEGTIYPLLKRLQKENLLSSYIIESSEGPARKYYRLTDSGRSRFMDLKRDWREFAESVNALIGGEVDNEGI, encoded by the coding sequence TTGGATAGCCAGATGAAAAAGGGTGTTTTAGATCTCTGTGTTCTTAGCATTCTTGACAAGGAAGATTGCTATGGTTATCAGCTGGTTGAGAGGGTGTCTAGTGCTGTCGAGATCTCCGAAGGCACTATATACCCTCTTTTGAAGAGACTCCAGAAAGAAAACCTGCTCTCTTCATATATAATAGAATCCAGTGAAGGACCGGCAAGAAAATACTACAGGTTGACCGATTCGGGAAGATCGAGATTCATGGATCTGAAAAGAGATTGGAGAGAGTTTGCCGAAAGTGTGAACGCTCTCATCGGCGGGGAGGTTGACAATGAAGGAATTTGA
- a CDS encoding ATP-binding protein, which yields MDLVSSRITEIVKKVAGEEFGFRAGLVVTEACVNIVKHGDLGEEERIEIELSFENSYTKIVIEDASREFNPLDVSDPNLNNFELLQKGGMGIYLIKRCSRKVEYAYKNNKNILTIII from the coding sequence GTGGACTTGGTTTCATCCAGAATAACGGAAATAGTCAAAAAGGTGGCCGGCGAAGAGTTTGGCTTCAGGGCCGGCCTGGTCGTCACCGAGGCCTGTGTGAATATTGTCAAGCACGGTGATCTTGGAGAGGAAGAGAGAATCGAGATAGAGCTCAGCTTCGAAAACAGCTATACGAAGATAGTTATCGAAGACGCTTCGCGAGAGTTCAATCCCCTCGATGTGAGCGATCCAAACCTCAACAACTTCGAGCTCCTTCAGAAGGGCGGGATGGGAATTTACCTCATAAAAAGATGCTCCAGGAAGGTTGAATACGCGTATAAAAACAACAAAAACATCCTCACGATCATTATTTGA
- a CDS encoding FtsX-like permease family protein, translating into MLIQILSILVGAATVAIVVSMIFNPVIFKIGFRNIFRRKADTLLVILGSLIGTALIVGSMAMNDSFQKFLHNQIERSNGEIDEFVFIPSENRTIAKEFIPNGEIEALVKHLLQDSNIDGILPLLSRNVTAGRPGETRAQNGKSVQISLIGVKPENLTEWPDSKGVVDPSSLSSADGIASVVINEELANSLALSVGDTLEIMSDAGQRLLFWIELPKVQISDIVKGDGLLYYQVEANNQPPNGFTMLADIDTARDLLKINVPDYYNGLLVSNRGDFLGGVKLTDAVAASIREIAGGDFKIETPKKDALDMADRGNIGLLFLMLSVFAIFAGTLLLSNIYLMLAQERRMELGTLRAIGYSRRRVSRTILYEGFFYSVFSSAIGVVTGVALANFIFESFVNLFTDITALIPFEGAATVFSSIQNSFGFFVRPESIFYGFLLGLIIPMIIVVYTGRKISRTNIVTAVRNIPDEMDQKSRFMINIMASLGVLVSIIMAYSGYSAGNATLFFVGVVFTGLLFPVAIPLKNKRTIESLFSIGVILFTMFSNSFSLIAENSGGSVYLVVAKGGAILFAGLFLIVYNLKTFEYILNKIFQKTRSAAPVFKISIAFSARNRVRTGLTIAMYGVVIFVITLISIIPYSQEQVLVKSRDMIFGGYDVGIFSLSTRNMVSFSDLQSRGEVSALTNIESISVAMKREERYVREYMYGLDDSFIVNNKFTEITFDKDKFKNSREVWEYLRSNPDTVVVSSNVIPGILPGDTVELRRLIQREEDTGGMSSFLMRGMSDVMIGEERVKMTVIATLPENTITYMNGIFVYRGNIPESIDGKVSIRNYLLNLRGETQEEKKASFESLKNAMGSGSLFMIFVDDIIKLTTTIIQGTISILRSFLYFGMLVGIVGIAIIMFKALYERKRIVGMLKAIGFTKKMVFASFVLETSFIVVIGIVLGIITGTLTSVEIYASPLMQGMALSIPWDQLLGMSLIFYIASLVSTIIPSYIASKIPPAEALRYFE; encoded by the coding sequence ATGCTAATTCAAATTCTTAGCATCCTGGTTGGAGCCGCGACTGTCGCGATAGTCGTCTCCATGATCTTCAATCCGGTGATATTCAAGATAGGCTTCAGAAATATCTTCAGGAGAAAGGCCGACACATTGCTGGTGATTCTCGGCTCGCTAATAGGTACGGCTCTGATAGTCGGCTCTATGGCGATGAACGATTCCTTCCAGAAATTTCTGCATAACCAGATAGAACGGAGCAACGGCGAGATCGACGAGTTTGTTTTCATTCCTTCGGAAAACCGGACCATAGCGAAGGAGTTCATACCCAACGGAGAGATTGAAGCTCTGGTGAAACACTTGCTTCAGGATTCGAATATCGATGGCATTCTCCCGCTATTGAGTAGAAACGTCACGGCCGGCCGACCGGGAGAGACGAGAGCACAGAACGGAAAATCCGTCCAGATATCACTCATCGGCGTTAAACCCGAAAACCTGACGGAATGGCCCGATTCGAAAGGCGTGGTCGATCCATCAAGCCTCTCAAGTGCTGACGGTATCGCCAGTGTGGTCATAAACGAAGAGCTGGCCAATTCGCTGGCTCTATCGGTGGGTGATACGCTGGAGATAATGTCCGATGCGGGACAGAGGTTGCTTTTCTGGATAGAACTCCCCAAAGTCCAAATCTCCGACATAGTCAAAGGCGACGGTCTGCTTTACTACCAGGTTGAGGCGAACAACCAGCCTCCAAACGGGTTCACAATGCTTGCCGATATAGACACCGCGAGAGATTTGCTCAAAATAAATGTTCCCGATTATTACAATGGCCTTCTGGTATCAAACAGGGGGGATTTTCTAGGCGGAGTCAAGTTGACCGATGCGGTAGCGGCATCTATAAGGGAGATCGCAGGTGGCGACTTCAAAATCGAGACACCTAAGAAAGACGCGCTCGATATGGCTGATCGGGGCAATATCGGTCTTTTGTTCCTCATGTTGAGCGTTTTTGCGATTTTTGCGGGAACACTGCTTCTCTCAAACATATATCTCATGCTTGCCCAGGAACGAAGGATGGAGCTCGGTACATTGAGAGCGATAGGCTATTCAAGGCGTAGAGTCTCCAGAACGATCCTTTACGAGGGTTTCTTCTACTCTGTGTTCTCCTCGGCCATAGGGGTGGTAACGGGAGTAGCACTGGCAAACTTCATATTCGAGAGCTTCGTCAACCTTTTCACAGATATAACCGCTCTGATACCCTTCGAAGGGGCTGCCACGGTGTTCAGCTCCATACAGAACTCCTTCGGATTTTTCGTCCGACCGGAGTCGATCTTCTATGGATTTCTTCTGGGTCTGATAATACCCATGATAATAGTCGTCTATACGGGAAGGAAGATATCCAGAACCAACATAGTTACGGCGGTCAGAAACATACCCGACGAGATGGATCAGAAGAGCAGGTTCATGATCAACATTATGGCCTCGCTGGGTGTGTTGGTATCGATCATCATGGCTTACAGCGGTTACTCGGCCGGAAACGCCACGCTCTTCTTCGTTGGAGTCGTCTTTACCGGGCTGCTCTTCCCTGTGGCGATACCGCTCAAGAACAAAAGAACGATCGAGTCGCTCTTTTCCATAGGTGTGATACTCTTTACGATGTTCAGCAACTCCTTCTCCCTTATTGCCGAAAATAGCGGAGGTTCAGTCTATCTTGTCGTGGCAAAGGGCGGGGCCATTCTCTTCGCCGGTCTCTTCCTGATAGTCTATAACCTCAAGACCTTCGAGTACATACTCAACAAGATCTTCCAGAAAACGAGATCGGCGGCGCCGGTCTTCAAGATATCTATAGCTTTCTCCGCCAGGAACCGTGTCAGGACAGGTTTAACGATAGCCATGTACGGCGTCGTCATCTTCGTTATAACGCTGATTTCTATCATCCCCTACTCCCAGGAACAGGTTCTCGTTAAGAGTAGAGACATGATATTCGGGGGATACGATGTAGGTATCTTCTCGCTCTCTACAAGAAACATGGTCTCCTTCAGCGATCTGCAGTCAAGAGGCGAAGTCTCGGCCCTCACCAACATAGAGAGCATAAGCGTGGCGATGAAGAGAGAAGAAAGATACGTCCGTGAATACATGTACGGACTGGACGATAGTTTCATAGTCAACAACAAGTTCACGGAAATAACGTTCGATAAAGACAAATTCAAGAACTCCAGAGAAGTATGGGAGTATTTGCGATCGAACCCCGATACCGTAGTGGTCTCTTCCAACGTCATTCCCGGAATACTCCCCGGAGATACGGTCGAGTTGAGAAGATTGATTCAGCGAGAGGAAGATACCGGCGGTATGTCGTCTTTCTTGATGAGAGGCATGAGCGACGTCATGATCGGCGAGGAGCGGGTCAAAATGACGGTCATAGCCACGCTTCCTGAAAACACGATAACGTACATGAACGGGATATTCGTGTACAGGGGAAACATCCCCGAATCCATCGACGGGAAGGTCTCGATCAGGAATTACCTCTTGAATTTGAGGGGAGAAACGCAAGAAGAGAAAAAGGCAAGTTTCGAATCTTTGAAAAACGCTATGGGTTCGGGAAGTCTCTTTATGATCTTCGTTGACGATATAATAAAGTTGACGACAACGATTATACAGGGAACGATAAGCATTCTGAGATCCTTCCTGTACTTCGGTATGCTCGTTGGAATAGTCGGTATAGCCATAATTATGTTCAAGGCTCTTTACGAACGCAAGAGGATAGTCGGTATGCTCAAAGCCATAGGATTCACAAAGAAGATGGTCTTCGCCTCTTTCGTTCTGGAAACGTCGTTCATAGTCGTAATAGGGATCGTCCTTGGAATAATAACCGGCACCCTCACCAGTGTGGAAATCTATGCCTCGCCGTTGATGCAGGGTATGGCTCTTTCCATTCCCTGGGACCAGTTGCTGGGAATGTCGCTGATTTTCTACATCGCGTCGCTGGTTTCCACTATAATACCGAGCTACATCGCGTCAAAGATACCACCGGCAGAGGCGTTGAGGTATTTCGAATAA
- a CDS encoding PP2C family protein-serine/threonine phosphatase: MSRILVVDDDRAVRVLLKSILVKDSHEVIESPDGSSALVATREERPDLILLDLMLPDYNGLEVLSALKEDRDLEAIPVIVLTGSSDRQSKLTALSSGAVDFISKPFMSEEVLLRVNTQLKLHNLIKSLRVAVDNLQSDVLAAGRIQAALVPQNALQGLKMEWIYSPSYRVGGDIFDVVKLGEEKFFVYLADMSGHGVNAAMLSVMVHRFIEDYRGGIGEGEFDLKDFMAELDGNFKFEKFNLFFTIISMIIDTSSKKLLLCNAGHPSPMLMENERLRVLENKEGLIGMNMIRGSIEEINLSEGDRLILYTDGFTESTNEDGEMFGEERLRNILLGCRDMSLSATIENLRDRFEKFKGSKKAEDDVSLLLIEF, from the coding sequence ATGAGCAGGATACTCGTCGTGGATGACGACCGGGCGGTTCGAGTTCTCTTGAAATCCATACTCGTCAAGGACAGTCACGAAGTTATCGAGAGCCCAGATGGGAGTTCGGCGCTGGTGGCGACCAGAGAAGAACGACCCGACTTGATCTTGCTCGATCTCATGCTCCCCGATTATAACGGATTGGAAGTTCTGTCGGCACTCAAAGAAGACAGAGATCTGGAAGCAATACCGGTGATAGTTCTCACAGGTTCGTCCGACCGCCAGAGCAAGCTGACGGCCTTGAGTTCGGGAGCTGTCGATTTCATATCCAAACCCTTTATGTCGGAGGAGGTTCTGCTAAGAGTCAATACACAGCTCAAATTGCACAACCTCATAAAGTCTCTGAGGGTAGCGGTGGACAACCTGCAGAGCGATGTTCTGGCAGCAGGGAGAATTCAGGCGGCCCTCGTTCCTCAGAATGCTCTCCAGGGACTGAAGATGGAATGGATCTACTCTCCCTCGTACAGGGTGGGAGGCGATATATTCGACGTCGTAAAACTGGGAGAGGAAAAGTTCTTCGTATATCTGGCCGATATGTCTGGTCATGGTGTGAACGCGGCGATGCTTTCGGTAATGGTCCACAGGTTCATCGAGGATTACAGGGGAGGTATTGGAGAGGGGGAATTCGACCTCAAGGACTTCATGGCCGAACTGGACGGCAATTTCAAGTTCGAGAAGTTCAACCTCTTCTTCACGATCATCTCGATGATCATAGATACATCGAGTAAAAAACTTCTATTGTGCAACGCCGGGCATCCCTCTCCTATGCTGATGGAAAATGAAAGGCTCAGGGTTCTCGAAAACAAGGAAGGTCTGATAGGCATGAATATGATACGTGGATCTATCGAAGAGATTAACCTTTCGGAAGGGGACAGATTGATTCTCTACACGGACGGCTTCACAGAGTCCACTAACGAAGACGGAGAGATGTTCGGTGAGGAAAGGCTGCGGAATATCCTGCTGGGCTGCCGGGATATGAGCCTTTCCGCAACCATAGAGAATCTTAGAGATCGTTTCGAAAAGTTCAAGGGAAGCAAGAAAGCCGAAGACGATGTCTCGCTACTCCTGATAGAGTTCTAG